GTGAAGATCTTCCCATCTCCGAAGCTGCCGCCAAAGTAGGTATCATTGACTCTAATTATTTTACGAGGCTGTTCAAAAAAGTTATGGGATACCCTCCGCGGTATTTCAAAAAAATACCGCAGCAAACAGTAGAACACGCAACCAGTGAAAGGAAAGGATGAGGTAACAACATGGTCAAGGTAGATTTAATCACCGGTTTTCTGGGCGCCGGTAAAACAACATTTATCCGGAAATACGCCGATTATTTTATCAGAAAGGGGCAGAAAATCAATATTATTGAGAATGAATTCGGCAACGTCAGCGTTGATTCCATTATCCTGAAGGATGAAGCATGCGATATCACCCAGCTGTCCGGAGGCTGTATGTGCTGTACCGCCAAGGTAGCATTCCAGAATATGCTGCTCGATATGTCCGCCGGGGGATATGACCGCATCCTCGTCGAACCATCCGGTATCTATGATGTCGATGAATTCTTTGAAATCATGCTGACGGAACCGGTGAAAGACTGCTGTGAAATCGGCAGCATCCTGACGATCGCCGATGCGCGTTTCGATGATAAGCTCTCCGACGAAGCGCAATACATCATGTTCTCGCAACTTCTCTGTACCGGTAAGCTCATTATGAGTAAAACCCAGACTGCAGACGAGGCGATGCAGAACGCAACCCTTCACAGGCTTAACCAGATCATAAAGGACCGCGGAAGCAGCCGCGTCTTCGGCGATGACGTCTGCCGGAAAGACTGGGATGATCTCACGGATGATGATTTCGAATCTTTCGCATCCTGCGGCTATCAGCTGATCGAGCACGAACGGGAATTCATGCAGCACGGTCGCGTCTTTGCGGCAAGGGTTATGGCGCATCTCTGTGCAGGTGAAAACGACCTGAGAGAGCGCATTCAAAAGCTGTTGTCTGATCCCTCCTACGGAAACATTCTCCGTGTCAAGGGGCATATCGCCGATACAGACGGCAACTGGTACGAGATCAACTGTTCTCTGGATGGTTTCTATATCAGACCGTCCAATGTCAAAAAAGGGCTGTTCATCGTCATCGGCCAGGACCTTGAGGAAGACGCCGTGCAGAATGCATTTATTCCGCGCGGGAGGAAGTAACCGGATATTTTGCCGCCGTGCGGAAATTACAACAATGTTTTTCCGCCGGCGATCGTTACTGTGACTCCCGATATGTAGTTTGCGCGTCCTCCTGCGAGGAATGCCATAAGGTCTGCCACTTCTTCAGGTTCCGACATTCTGCCCATTGGCACTGCATCAGTCAGTGTTTTTTCATACTCTTCAGGTGTCATCCCTTCCAGATGTGCGCGTTTTTGAAATACTTCCTGAACCATTTCTGTATTAACATATCCCGGACAAACAGCGGCAACTGATATTCCATGTTCTGCATATTCCAGTCCCAGTACCTGGGTCAGTGAGTTGATACCTGCTTTCGAAATGGAGTATGCCCCATTTCCATATTCTCCAATTTTAGATGCCTGGGAAGAAATAGAAACAATATTGCCCTGCTTCTTACCGGCTGTCAACAACTGTTTTGCAAATAACTGGCTCAGGTACCAGATTGCCTTGAGATTCACTCCCATTACCCGTTCCCAATCAGCAGGCGTCACATCGATCAAACATTTTGACACTGTGATCCCTGCACAGTTTGCCAGAACATCTACTGATCCGACCGTGCCATTCACTTCTTTCATGAGTTTCTCGCATTGCTGTATATCAGAGAGATCTGCCGCAAAAGCCCAGGTTCTGCACCCATACAGCCCGGAAATTTCTTGTGCTGCTGATTTCAGAACCTCTTTACTGATATCCACCATGATAACATCTGCACCGTATTCCGCAAATTTTTTCGCACATGCCTTTCCAATTCCACGGGCGGCACCGGTGACCAGGCATATTCTTCCCAGATAATTTTCGTTCATTATAAAAATCTCCTTTTCATTATTATCGTTTCATTGTTCGCAGCATTGTTATGTGTTAGTATATATTTAGAATTATTTTCTATTTACCAGGAGATATCGACTATGCATATTTTAGAAGATGGCATCATGGAGCCGTCCAGGATTTATTTTTTACTCCCTTCCGATTTTGCCCTGCACACTCTTTACAGCCTGCAGCATATCGGTATATTTCACTGTAATTCAAGTTATGAAGCGACACACCCGTACTGGGAATCTGTCCTTCTCATCTTTGTGGATGACGGCCGTCTGGAAATATCGTTTGACGACCAGCTTTTTGTTGCCGGCAAAAATGACATTGTCATGATTGACTGCCGGGAAAATCACAGTTATCGGGCACTGGAAAATCTTAAATTTCGCTTTTTCCACTTTACCGGTCCCGGTTCCGCTTCGTATACGGAACTTATCTATCAGCTTTACTCCGGTCCACTTATCCGAAACTATACGAATGCTGTGATAAATACTACATTTCAAAATCTGCTGCGTCTCGCACAGGCACAGGCTAATATTCAAAATGAGCACCGCATGTCTGTATACCTGCATATCATTCTGTGTGAACTGGTTGAAAACACATCCGGATCCACAGCAGGCGTCAACGATTACATAGCTGCTGCTGTACGCTATATGGAAGAACACGTGACACAAAATATCTCTCTGGATAAACTTGCAGACATTACAAATCTGAACAAGTTCTATTTCTCACGTTGTTTCAAAAAATATATGGGCATGACGCCGCATCAGTATTTTTTGAATATGAAGATACAGTATGCAAAGCGCCTGCTGATCACGACTGCAGCATCTGTTGAAGAAATCGCCGTACAATGCGGATTCGATAATACTTCTAATTTCATACGGCTTTTCAAGCAGCGTGCAGGGATGACTCCTACGGCTTTCCGCAAAATCCCATTTTGATTTTTTGACAACCGTGCGCTGCATCCCCCCCCCTTTCACCTCATATCTGACTCTATTCTGCCTTATTTTATACTGTAGTTCAATCTCATATACATAATGAAATATATTCAAAAATTGACTTGATATCTGCGTGATCTGCATCCTGATCAAATCCTATCGTATGCAGGAAAAAAGAGCGGGCCGCAAGGGGTGTCCCCCCCTGCAGCTCGCTCTTTTTTCCTTGTATTAATCTTCATGACGCCAGTCATCAAAAATATTCTTACGCATTCCAGTTATCAGCGATACACTCTTTCATGATCTCAACACAACGTTTTGCCTTGTCAACATTGTTATGGATCGTATATGCATCACGGATTGTGAGTTCAACCGTACAGTCTTTTGCACACTGCAGTGTTTTTGTGATATGTGCACGCCATGCATCTTCATCCAGAACTTCTGAGACGCCGATATAGTTCGGACTCGGCTTTCTCTGATAAATCGTCTTTCTGCCCGCCAGCACTTCACCCATGAATTCCTCATTTGTCCACGGTGAAATAGAAGCTTTTCTCAGGTTGGTCAGCTGACTCAGACACGGCCACAGGCGCTCCAGAGGATCGCAGCACCCAAAAGATACCAGTCCGAAGCGATCAGCCACTTTCTTATAAGAATCCCATACCATGGATTCAAACATTTCCTGAGATACGTTGATTGTCTCCTGAGAATCCATATGCAGCCAGATCTGA
The Ruminococcus gauvreauii genome window above contains:
- a CDS encoding SDR family NAD(P)-dependent oxidoreductase, whose protein sequence is MNENYLGRICLVTGAARGIGKACAKKFAEYGADVIMVDISKEVLKSAAQEISGLYGCRTWAFAADLSDIQQCEKLMKEVNGTVGSVDVLANCAGITVSKCLIDVTPADWERVMGVNLKAIWYLSQLFAKQLLTAGKKQGNIVSISSQASKIGEYGNGAYSISKAGINSLTQVLGLEYAEHGISVAAVCPGYVNTEMVQEVFQKRAHLEGMTPEEYEKTLTDAVPMGRMSEPEEVADLMAFLAGGRANYISGVTVTIAGGKTLL
- a CDS encoding AraC family transcriptional regulator, with the translated sequence MHILEDGIMEPSRIYFLLPSDFALHTLYSLQHIGIFHCNSSYEATHPYWESVLLIFVDDGRLEISFDDQLFVAGKNDIVMIDCRENHSYRALENLKFRFFHFTGPGSASYTELIYQLYSGPLIRNYTNAVINTTFQNLLRLAQAQANIQNEHRMSVYLHIILCELVENTSGSTAGVNDYIAAAVRYMEEHVTQNISLDKLADITNLNKFYFSRCFKKYMGMTPHQYFLNMKIQYAKRLLITTAASVEEIAVQCGFDNTSNFIRLFKQRAGMTPTAFRKIPF
- a CDS encoding CobW family GTP-binding protein, translating into MVKVDLITGFLGAGKTTFIRKYADYFIRKGQKINIIENEFGNVSVDSIILKDEACDITQLSGGCMCCTAKVAFQNMLLDMSAGGYDRILVEPSGIYDVDEFFEIMLTEPVKDCCEIGSILTIADARFDDKLSDEAQYIMFSQLLCTGKLIMSKTQTADEAMQNATLHRLNQIIKDRGSSRVFGDDVCRKDWDDLTDDDFESFASCGYQLIEHEREFMQHGRVFAARVMAHLCAGENDLRERIQKLLSDPSYGNILRVKGHIADTDGNWYEINCSLDGFYIRPSNVKKGLFIVIGQDLEEDAVQNAFIPRGRK